From the Spiroplasma alleghenense genome, one window contains:
- a CDS encoding ribosome assembly cofactor RimP has translation MNNFNELKTRLIEVIKPILKDFDLNLYELNQIFDFDTTVLQVLVTNQDESIQTVDFDNLVGANEKLSVVLDEIKELSDAYILEVASAGIERTIFTKEQLIENVGKYLFFQINHKIEFVDEFNADLIDYDSTKDEFKVFFFLKGKKKNSVLKWEDIKFVRLAVKF, from the coding sequence ATGAATAATTTTAACGAATTAAAAACGCGCTTAATCGAAGTTATTAAGCCAATACTAAAAGATTTTGATTTAAATTTATATGAATTAAACCAAATTTTTGATTTTGACACCACAGTTTTGCAGGTATTAGTGACTAATCAAGATGAATCAATCCAAACAGTTGATTTTGATAATCTCGTTGGTGCTAACGAAAAACTTTCAGTTGTATTAGATGAAATTAAAGAATTAAGTGATGCTTATATTCTTGAAGTTGCTTCTGCTGGAATTGAGCGAACAATATTTACAAAAGAGCAGTTAATTGAAAATGTAGGAAAATACTTATTTTTTCAAATTAACCATAAAATAGAATTTGTTGATGAATTTAATGCCGACTTAATCGATTATGATTCAACAAAAGACGAATTTAAAGTTTTCTTTTTCTTAAAAGGTAAAAAGAAAAATTCAGTACTTAAATGAGAAGACATTAAATTTGTTAGATTAGCAGTAAAATTTTAA
- a CDS encoding PolC-type DNA polymerase III, whose product MDSTLKSFFTAMSVELHESHKEHFKNSKIIGRQIFDVKKNRVTVKISIQNFLPTEVLKTIEEQLLNNPVCGSKLVFQVSNDEMSHDLVWDYFQFIIKYKAEFKNGFVENLRENEFTFKNNIINLCVNDETEKNLWENHLNFYIKKFQDYGFNNLKFNFEVKPSGVDVIAKADESYAETNQKVKKIREQPNNNFESKKTDSNNEVVKEKKTFFRKPKADLEVPTYQELGDIEDGAQNVIIHARIIKKSIKFSPKSGRNIYTFVITDETSSLQANFFQRLAGVPNLFDEIEKDHPEYENIVRIGDWVGMSGSLRWNEYSKDNVFYIDEFKKIDRIQKTRMDLSETKRVELHTHSKMSVMDGVSTIADYLEYADKWGHSAIALTDHLNVQAFPEAAQALSKINKNRDKDNKLKMIYGVEMNMLNNDFWLVKNNQGKQLSQEEFVFFDLETTGLSPEYDEIIEFGAVVYDPKTGETAKIDILIKPSEPLSAFTTDLTGITDEMLENKPTIQESFGEIMEIIKNKILVAHNANFDLNFLKAWSQKLGYGPVDNTVIDTLTIARNFYPKIKNHRLGTVAKAVGVLYDERVAHRGDYDAEVLKAVYDRIVIEVKKQYSLIVDSDWNQIIPENEKENANYIKTRGYHINVLAKNQEGLKDLYKLISHSHTKNFFGSPKIFKDKILEVRQKNNILIGSGCVNGEIFELARTGLETDLIAAMQNYDYIEVQPLSVYKNLIQTGDLNQKGLQTIVEKIISLAQSLNKLVVATSDAHYVNPQLKSIREVFINSKGLGGSNHPLYDFKQRVTDYPEQHLRTTAEMLEEFEFLNNSKLINDLVITNTNLIAEQISSEISPLKSGSYPPKIDNVDKMLKDLCYENARKLYGEQLPEIVAKRLEKELTSIIKHGFAVVYWISHKLVAQSLEDGYLVGSRGSVGSSFVATTSLITEVNPLKAHYRCPKCKYSDFNTPLEIKCGYDLPPKPCPKCETPLVGDGHDIPFETFLGFDGDKVPDIDLNFSGEYQARAHNFTKDMFGENNVFRAGTIATVADKTAYGYVKAYFEKVYGIDNNQRRVEVERIADLATGVKRTTGQHPGGIVILPAEFEIEDFTPVNYPADDTSSTWLTTHFDFHSIHDNLLKMDILGHVDPTALKMLKDLTGVDPIEIPTNDEKVYQLFSGLESLHIKPGEINGETTGAIGIPEFGTQFVRAMLRETKPQTFADLVQISGLSHGTDVWVNNAQDLIKEKVANISTVIGCRDDIMVYLLSKGLEPSVAFSIMESVRKGNGIPKPEWVTEMLKNGVPQWYIDSCLKIKYMFPKAHATAYVLMAYRVAWYKIYYPEEYYATYFSTRADAFDLSTVLLGVNAVKEKLQELETRLSRNELISSKERALITVYEIMLEMFARGVKIKNIDFKSSDASKFKIIVDKKTQEKTIIPPFNVIDSLGEAVAQSIVLARDERQFTSINDLKNRTQVTKTQIKIFDQLQITNSLENDEQLKFDF is encoded by the coding sequence ATGGATTCAACTCTAAAAAGTTTTTTTACAGCAATGAGTGTTGAGCTTCATGAATCACACAAAGAGCATTTTAAAAATTCTAAAATAATTGGTCGACAAATTTTTGATGTGAAAAAAAATCGCGTAACAGTTAAAATTAGCATTCAAAATTTTTTGCCCACTGAAGTTTTAAAAACGATTGAAGAGCAATTATTAAATAATCCAGTTTGTGGTAGCAAACTGGTTTTTCAAGTTTCTAATGATGAAATGAGTCATGATTTAGTTTGAGACTACTTTCAATTTATAATTAAATATAAAGCAGAATTTAAGAATGGCTTTGTTGAAAATTTAAGAGAAAATGAATTTACTTTTAAAAATAATATAATAAATTTATGTGTTAATGACGAAACTGAAAAAAACCTTTGAGAAAACCATTTAAACTTTTATATTAAAAAATTTCAAGACTATGGTTTTAATAACTTAAAATTTAATTTTGAAGTTAAACCAAGCGGAGTTGATGTTATTGCCAAGGCTGACGAATCTTATGCAGAAACTAATCAAAAAGTTAAAAAAATTAGAGAGCAACCAAATAACAATTTTGAATCTAAAAAAACTGATTCAAATAATGAAGTTGTTAAGGAGAAGAAAACATTTTTTAGAAAACCAAAAGCTGATTTGGAAGTTCCAACATATCAAGAACTTGGAGATATTGAGGATGGAGCACAGAATGTAATTATCCATGCTCGAATTATTAAAAAATCAATTAAATTTTCTCCAAAAAGTGGTAGAAATATTTATACTTTTGTAATCACAGATGAAACCTCGTCTTTACAAGCTAATTTTTTTCAAAGATTAGCTGGAGTTCCAAATCTTTTTGATGAGATTGAAAAAGATCACCCCGAGTATGAAAATATCGTTAGGATTGGTGACTGAGTTGGGATGAGTGGTTCACTAAGATGAAATGAGTATAGTAAAGACAATGTTTTTTACATTGATGAATTTAAAAAAATAGATCGAATTCAGAAAACTAGAATGGATTTATCAGAGACAAAAAGGGTTGAACTCCATACTCATTCAAAAATGTCAGTTATGGACGGAGTTAGTACAATTGCTGACTATTTAGAATATGCTGATAAGTGGGGACATAGTGCAATTGCTTTAACAGATCACTTAAATGTTCAAGCTTTTCCAGAAGCGGCTCAAGCCCTAAGTAAAATAAATAAAAATCGCGATAAAGATAATAAGCTAAAAATGATTTATGGTGTTGAAATGAACATGTTGAATAATGATTTTTGACTAGTCAAAAATAATCAAGGTAAACAATTAAGCCAAGAGGAATTTGTTTTTTTTGATTTAGAAACAACAGGTCTTTCACCAGAATATGATGAAATTATAGAATTTGGAGCTGTAGTTTACGACCCGAAAACTGGGGAAACTGCTAAAATAGATATCTTAATAAAACCCTCAGAACCACTAAGCGCATTCACAACCGATTTAACAGGAATAACAGATGAGATGTTGGAAAATAAGCCAACAATTCAAGAATCATTTGGGGAAATTATGGAAATTATCAAAAATAAAATTTTAGTTGCCCATAATGCTAACTTTGACTTGAACTTTTTGAAAGCTTGATCTCAAAAATTAGGCTATGGTCCAGTTGATAATACTGTTATTGATACCTTAACGATTGCTCGTAATTTTTATCCAAAGATTAAAAATCATCGTCTTGGTACAGTGGCAAAAGCGGTCGGAGTTTTATATGATGAAAGAGTTGCTCACCGCGGGGATTATGATGCAGAGGTTTTAAAAGCGGTATATGACAGAATTGTTATTGAAGTTAAAAAGCAATATAGTTTAATTGTTGATAGTGATTGAAATCAAATTATTCCTGAAAATGAAAAAGAAAATGCTAACTATATTAAAACTCGAGGATATCACATTAACGTTTTGGCGAAAAATCAAGAGGGCTTAAAAGATTTATATAAACTAATTTCTCACTCCCATACAAAAAACTTTTTTGGTTCACCAAAAATTTTCAAAGATAAGATTTTAGAAGTTCGTCAGAAAAATAATATCCTAATAGGCTCGGGATGTGTAAATGGTGAAATTTTTGAATTAGCTCGAACAGGGTTGGAAACTGACTTGATCGCTGCCATGCAAAATTATGATTATATTGAGGTTCAACCTCTAAGTGTTTATAAAAACTTGATTCAGACTGGGGACTTAAACCAAAAGGGGTTACAAACTATTGTTGAAAAAATAATTTCACTAGCTCAAAGTTTGAACAAATTGGTTGTGGCAACCAGTGATGCTCACTACGTTAATCCGCAATTAAAATCAATTAGAGAAGTGTTTATTAACTCCAAAGGACTTGGGGGTTCTAATCATCCACTTTATGATTTCAAACAAAGAGTAACTGATTATCCAGAACAACATTTACGTACAACAGCAGAAATGCTAGAAGAGTTTGAATTTTTAAATAATTCAAAACTGATAAATGATTTAGTAATTACTAATACAAATTTAATTGCAGAACAAATAAGTTCTGAAATTTCACCACTTAAATCAGGGAGTTATCCACCAAAAATTGACAATGTTGATAAAATGTTAAAAGATTTATGTTATGAAAATGCAAGAAAATTATATGGAGAACAGCTTCCAGAAATAGTTGCTAAGCGATTAGAAAAAGAGTTAACAAGTATTATCAAACATGGTTTCGCCGTGGTTTATTGAATTTCTCATAAGTTGGTGGCTCAAAGTTTAGAAGATGGATACTTAGTTGGTTCAAGGGGTTCGGTTGGATCTAGTTTTGTGGCAACAACAAGTTTGATTACCGAGGTTAATCCTTTAAAAGCTCACTACCGTTGTCCTAAATGTAAATACTCAGATTTCAATACTCCTTTAGAAATTAAGTGTGGTTATGATTTGCCGCCTAAACCATGTCCAAAATGTGAGACACCACTAGTTGGTGATGGTCATGATATTCCTTTTGAAACTTTCCTGGGTTTTGATGGAGATAAAGTTCCAGATATAGACTTAAACTTCTCAGGAGAATACCAAGCTCGTGCCCATAATTTTACCAAAGATATGTTTGGAGAAAATAATGTTTTTCGTGCTGGTACCATTGCCACTGTTGCTGATAAAACTGCCTATGGATATGTTAAGGCTTACTTTGAAAAAGTTTATGGAATTGATAATAATCAACGAAGAGTTGAGGTTGAAAGAATTGCAGATTTAGCCACTGGGGTTAAGAGAACAACTGGTCAGCATCCTGGGGGAATTGTAATTCTTCCTGCAGAGTTTGAAATTGAAGATTTTACTCCGGTAAATTATCCAGCTGATGACACGAGTTCAACTTGACTTACAACCCATTTTGACTTTCATTCCATTCACGATAATTTATTGAAAATGGATATTTTAGGTCATGTTGATCCGACTGCTTTAAAAATGCTAAAAGATTTAACCGGAGTTGATCCGATTGAAATTCCAACCAATGATGAAAAAGTTTATCAACTGTTTTCTGGCTTGGAAAGTTTGCACATTAAGCCAGGAGAAATAAATGGGGAGACAACTGGGGCCATTGGAATTCCAGAATTTGGAACCCAGTTTGTTCGTGCTATGTTAAGAGAAACTAAACCTCAAACTTTTGCTGACTTAGTTCAAATTTCAGGACTTAGTCACGGAACTGATGTTTGAGTTAACAATGCCCAAGATTTAATTAAAGAAAAAGTGGCAAATATTTCAACAGTAATTGGTTGTCGAGACGATATTATGGTTTACCTATTAAGTAAAGGTCTAGAACCTTCGGTTGCTTTTAGTATTATGGAAAGTGTTCGTAAGGGTAATGGAATTCCTAAACCAGAATGAGTGACTGAAATGTTAAAAAATGGTGTCCCACAATGATATATTGATTCTTGTCTAAAAATTAAGTATATGTTTCCTAAAGCACATGCGACAGCTTATGTATTAATGGCTTATCGTGTAGCTTGATATAAAATTTATTATCCAGAAGAATATTATGCAACTTACTTTTCAACTCGTGCCGATGCCTTTGATTTGTCAACAGTGCTACTTGGAGTAAATGCTGTTAAGGAAAAACTCCAGGAATTGGAAACTAGATTAAGTCGTAATGAATTAATTTCTTCAAAAGAACGAGCTTTAATTACAGTTTATGAAATAATGTTGGAAATGTTTGCTCGAGGAGTAAAGATTAAAAATATTGATTTCAAAAGCAGTGATGCTTCAAAATTCAAAATAATTGTCGATAAAAAAACTCAGGAAAAAACAATTATTCCACCATTTAATGTAATTGATTCTTTAGGGGAGGCTGTGGCCCAATCAATTGTTTTAGCCAGAGATGAACGTCAATTTACTTCTATTAATGATTTGAAAAATAGAACTCAAGTCACTAAAACTCAAATTAAGATTTTTGATCAATTACAAATCACTAATTCTTTAGAAAATGATGAGCAACTAAAATTTGACTTTTAA
- a CDS encoding site-2 protease family protein, which translates to MPVWLEIILGLFLGLFVLQFVITLHEFGHFIIAKICKAYVYEFSVGLGPKIFTIKTKETWFTLRVIPFGGYCSIASDKADPPKGREEEEKNIPDSRKMDYIARWKKFFIIIGGIAFNLTLALFLITTIYAATGVKKSDMQFYGAQYDSNQITYNLLDEKLKIQNPSNPASPNQQYVIWGWQVIQQDFQGNLSPNEELTTTYLFNNIQHEGFSNSDIFLTSKEAQVEKKLLINNYDSQQAVTYEKTVYNFINNLKFKNAEENKTTFIRFAFKKVDLYTGVVLNDNVEGSDHNLILTNWSKGYNPNETDELNNKINFTPGNTVGIAAPNRYFRTAGEGYAFGWGDTFVQSWQIMKAFGKMFTFDFSGVSSPFQTANQSFSTFTSGADSFFLYVAFISANLFVLNLIPIPPLDGYRFLENLIELCLRRELNEKFKIIITLIGLLLFLSIFLLVILKDFI; encoded by the coding sequence TTGCCGGTTTGACTCGAAATTATTTTAGGATTATTTTTAGGATTATTTGTCTTACAGTTTGTAATTACACTTCATGAATTTGGGCATTTTATTATAGCAAAAATTTGCAAGGCCTATGTTTATGAATTTTCTGTTGGTTTAGGACCAAAAATTTTTACTATCAAAACAAAAGAAACATGATTTACTCTTAGAGTTATTCCTTTTGGGGGTTATTGTTCTATCGCTTCGGATAAAGCTGATCCACCAAAGGGTCGTGAAGAAGAAGAAAAAAATATCCCAGATAGTCGTAAAATGGATTATATTGCTAGATGAAAGAAATTCTTTATTATTATTGGTGGAATCGCTTTCAACCTTACACTTGCCTTATTTTTGATTACAACAATTTATGCTGCAACTGGGGTTAAAAAAAGTGATATGCAATTCTATGGTGCTCAATATGATTCAAATCAAATCACTTATAATTTATTAGATGAAAAACTAAAAATTCAAAATCCATCAAACCCGGCTTCACCAAATCAACAATATGTTATTTGAGGTTGACAAGTTATTCAACAAGATTTTCAAGGTAATTTAAGTCCAAATGAGGAATTAACTACGACTTACTTATTTAATAATATTCAACATGAAGGATTTTCAAATTCAGACATTTTTTTAACAAGTAAGGAAGCTCAGGTTGAAAAAAAATTATTAATTAATAATTATGATTCTCAACAAGCTGTCACTTATGAAAAAACTGTTTATAATTTTATTAATAATTTAAAATTTAAAAACGCTGAAGAAAATAAAACTACTTTTATTAGATTTGCTTTTAAAAAAGTAGACCTTTACACAGGTGTAGTTCTAAATGACAATGTAGAGGGTTCAGATCACAATTTAATATTAACAAATTGATCAAAAGGTTATAATCCTAATGAAACTGACGAATTAAATAACAAAATTAATTTTACTCCAGGAAATACAGTAGGAATTGCGGCACCAAATCGTTATTTTAGAACAGCTGGTGAAGGATATGCTTTTGGTTGAGGGGATACATTTGTACAGTCGTGACAAATAATGAAAGCTTTTGGAAAAATGTTTACTTTTGATTTTTCAGGAGTGTCATCTCCATTCCAAACAGCTAATCAATCATTTTCAACATTTACCTCAGGAGCTGATAGTTTCTTCTTGTATGTTGCATTTATTTCAGCTAATCTATTTGTTTTAAATCTAATTCCTATTCCACCCCTTGATGGTTATAGATTCTTAGAAAATTTAATTGAATTATGTCTGCGCCGTGAATTGAATGAAAAATTCAAAATAATTATTACTTTAATTGGATTATTACTTTTCTTATCAATTTTCCTTTTAGTAATTCTAAAAGACTTTATATAA